In Gemmatimonadota bacterium, a single window of DNA contains:
- a CDS encoding amidase has translation MVRPGLSDSAPSSVTPAASTPDRREFVRRGLTLGVAGAVGLASVARPRVANAAPGAHATPAQFRFDEITVAELQSGMASGRFTAVAITQAYLDRIQAIDRTGPSVNSVIEVNPEALAIAERLDAERAAGTVRGPMHGIPILIKDNIDTADRMHTTAGALALANSRAARDAGVAERLRAAGMVLLGKTNLSEWANWRSTRSISGWSGRGRLTRNPYALDRNACGSSAGTGAAIAANLAAVGIGTETDGSIVCPANANGLVGIKPTVGLVSRAGIIPISHTQDTAGPMCRTVRDAAALLTVMAGVDARDRATAAAAGHIAPDYTAFCDAAGLKGARLGVVRQLFNAGPAVDAVMEEALAALREAGAILVDPLKIPSLGSYGDAEYEVLLTESKAGINAYLAGLSGEGLPRSIADVIRFNDAHRAESMPYFGQEILLQAQAKGGLDAPAYRKALATCRQQSRVRGIDLALRTHRLDALIAPTGGPAWLIDLVNGDHFGGGSSQLAAVAGYPTITVPAGRIFGLPVGLSFIGGAWEEGKLVRLAYAYEQATRARRAPRFLATAELAP, from the coding sequence ATGGTCCGCCCCGGTCTGTCCGATTCCGCACCGTCGTCCGTCACCCCTGCCGCCTCCACGCCCGACCGCCGTGAGTTCGTTAGGCGGGGGTTGACGCTCGGCGTGGCTGGCGCCGTGGGCCTGGCATCGGTCGCCCGTCCACGCGTCGCGAACGCTGCGCCGGGCGCCCACGCGACGCCGGCGCAGTTCCGCTTCGACGAGATCACGGTCGCCGAACTGCAGTCCGGCATGGCGAGCGGGCGCTTCACCGCCGTGGCGATCACGCAGGCCTATCTCGATCGCATTCAGGCCATCGATCGAACCGGTCCCTCGGTCAACTCCGTCATCGAGGTGAACCCCGAGGCGCTGGCGATTGCCGAGCGCCTCGACGCCGAGCGTGCGGCCGGCACGGTGCGCGGTCCGATGCACGGCATCCCGATCCTGATCAAGGACAACATCGATACCGCCGACCGCATGCACACGACCGCGGGCGCGCTGGCGCTGGCCAACTCGCGCGCCGCTCGCGACGCCGGGGTTGCCGAACGACTGCGCGCGGCGGGGATGGTGCTCCTCGGGAAGACCAACCTGTCGGAGTGGGCCAATTGGCGGTCGACGCGCTCCATCAGCGGCTGGAGCGGGCGCGGGCGCCTGACGCGCAATCCGTATGCGCTGGATCGCAACGCCTGTGGTTCGTCTGCCGGGACGGGGGCGGCGATCGCCGCCAATCTGGCGGCCGTGGGGATCGGGACCGAGACCGACGGATCGATCGTCTGTCCGGCGAACGCGAACGGCCTGGTGGGGATCAAGCCCACGGTGGGGCTGGTGTCGCGGGCGGGGATCATCCCCATCTCGCACACGCAGGACACGGCGGGGCCGATGTGCCGCACGGTGCGCGATGCGGCGGCGCTGCTGACGGTCATGGCCGGCGTCGACGCGCGCGACCGGGCGACGGCAGCGGCCGCGGGACATATCGCCCCGGACTACACGGCGTTCTGCGACGCGGCGGGGCTCAAGGGCGCGCGCCTTGGCGTGGTGCGCCAACTGTTCAATGCCGGGCCGGCGGTCGACGCGGTGATGGAGGAAGCGCTCGCGGCCCTCCGGGAGGCGGGGGCGATCCTCGTCGATCCGCTCAAGATCCCCTCGTTAGGGTCGTACGGCGACGCGGAGTACGAGGTCCTGCTCACCGAGTCCAAGGCCGGGATCAATGCGTATCTCGCCGGGCTGTCGGGTGAGGGACTGCCCCGGTCGATCGCCGACGTCATCCGCTTCAACGACGCCCATCGCGCCGAGAGCATGCCCTACTTCGGCCAGGAGATCCTTCTGCAGGCGCAGGCGAAGGGCGGGCTCGACGCGCCGGCCTATCGCAAGGCGCTCGCGACCTGCCGACAGCAGTCACGCGTCCGCGGCATCGACCTGGCGCTGCGCACCCATCGCCTCGACGCGCTCATCGCCCCCACAGGGGGGCCGGCCTGGCTGATCGACCTGGTGAACGGCGATCATTTCGGTGGTGGGAGTTCGCAGCTGGCGGCGGTCGCCGGCTACCCCACGATCACGGTGCCGGCCGGGCGGATCTTCGGCCTCCCGGTGGGACTGTCGTTCATCGGCGGTGCGTGGGAGGAGGGGAAGCTCGTTAGGCTCGCGTACGCCTACGAGCAGGCGACGCGCGCCCGGCGCGCCCCGCGTTTCCTGGCCACGGCTGAGCTGGCCCCGTAG
- a CDS encoding sodium-dependent transporter, whose product MSQPQGFSSRLTMMLAMLSMAVGTGNIWRFPRIAASNGGGEFLVAWLVCLFSWSIPLILIELGMGRMTRRGSVGAFVMTQGKSSAWKGGFIALVAAAIMCYYSVVCGWTLRYFIASAGGALTGDNSVSYWRDFSTSLAPVLPHIIAILGATWIVARGVKGIERATTIMMPILIAIILLLTGRALMLPGAKDGLAYLYSVDWHRLSDANIWLQALTQNAWDTGAGWGLVICYAAYMRHNEDTALNGFILPAANNIVSLCAGMMVFSTVFTVVPQLASQLASNPQALADFPALQEAVQQGQVLNADLVQRTIFGAGNEGVTFIWIPKLFATLPAGRLLMSFFFLALFFAAFTSLISMVELGTRVFLDMGWPREKAVWVVGVAGLVLGLPSAYSLDFLHNQDWVWGIGLMMSGLLFALAVIRIGVTKFREEQLNHEHSDIRIGAWWDILVKYLVPFQAIALMLWWSWQVRGPGSMNPFGIENIGTILFQWAIALFILFLFNKKLGVLKDVSAPDLEANRMPPSIP is encoded by the coding sequence GTGTCCCAACCGCAAGGATTCTCCTCGCGCCTAACCATGATGCTGGCCATGCTGAGCATGGCCGTCGGCACCGGCAACATCTGGCGCTTTCCCCGCATCGCCGCCAGCAACGGCGGAGGCGAGTTCCTCGTCGCCTGGCTCGTCTGCCTGTTCAGCTGGTCGATTCCCCTCATCCTGATCGAGTTGGGGATGGGGCGCATGACCCGGCGCGGGTCGGTGGGCGCCTTCGTGATGACGCAGGGGAAGTCGTCGGCGTGGAAGGGGGGCTTCATCGCGCTCGTCGCCGCCGCCATCATGTGCTACTACTCGGTGGTGTGTGGTTGGACGCTGCGGTACTTCATTGCCTCCGCAGGCGGGGCGCTCACCGGCGACAATTCGGTGAGTTACTGGCGTGACTTCTCGACCTCGCTGGCCCCGGTGCTCCCGCACATCATCGCGATCCTGGGGGCCACATGGATCGTGGCACGCGGGGTCAAGGGGATCGAGCGCGCGACCACAATCATGATGCCGATCCTCATCGCCATCATCCTGCTGCTCACCGGACGCGCGCTGATGCTCCCGGGAGCGAAGGACGGACTCGCGTACCTGTACTCGGTCGACTGGCACCGCTTGAGCGACGCCAACATCTGGCTGCAGGCGCTCACGCAGAACGCCTGGGATACCGGTGCCGGCTGGGGGTTGGTGATCTGTTACGCTGCCTACATGCGGCACAACGAGGACACCGCACTCAACGGCTTCATCCTCCCGGCGGCGAACAACATCGTCTCGTTATGCGCGGGGATGATGGTCTTCTCGACGGTCTTCACGGTCGTCCCGCAGTTGGCCTCGCAGCTGGCCAGCAACCCGCAGGCGCTGGCCGACTTCCCTGCCCTGCAGGAGGCGGTGCAGCAGGGGCAAGTGCTCAACGCCGACCTCGTGCAGCGCACCATCTTCGGTGCCGGCAACGAGGGGGTGACGTTCATCTGGATCCCCAAGCTCTTCGCCACCCTCCCGGCGGGGCGGCTCCTGATGTCGTTCTTCTTCCTGGCGCTCTTCTTCGCCGCCTTCACCTCGCTCATCTCGATGGTGGAGCTCGGGACGCGCGTCTTCCTCGACATGGGTTGGCCGCGGGAGAAGGCGGTCTGGGTCGTCGGCGTGGCGGGACTCGTCCTCGGCCTCCCGTCGGCCTACTCGCTCGACTTCCTGCACAACCAGGACTGGGTGTGGGGGATCGGGCTCATGATGTCCGGGCTGCTCTTTGCGCTCGCCGTGATCCGGATTGGGGTGACCAAGTTCCGTGAGGAGCAACTCAACCACGAGCACTCCGACATCCGCATCGGGGCGTGGTGGGACATCCTGGTGAAGTACCTCGTCCCCTTCCAGGCCATCGCGCTCATGCTCTGGTGGAGCTGGCAGGTGCGCGGCCCCGGATCGATGAACCCGTTCGGGATCGAGAACATCGGGACGATCCTCTTCCAGTGGGCCATCGCGCTCTTCATCCTCTTCCTGTTCAACAAGAAGTTGGGCGTGCTCAAGGACGTCAGCGCGCCGGATCTCGAGGCCAACAGGATGCCGCCCAGCATCCCCTGA
- a CDS encoding glycosyltransferase family 61 protein, with protein sequence MTAAPRFPTPPSAPIAPADALVAHAEALRFAGRVPEAEAALRDAITIAPENLGAHRALALLLANEYRDLEAFAACATMLARAGHGDAETLRLAAELLLFLHIRHAALVSRQDEPVRLDFRAIGVPDVAPMMLAPELLGRARALAQTAVALAPHDAVAEATLAECDLRAGHASAARKFAERAVACEATAGTLITRALATFADQDEAAALDLLRQPQLTELVPALGTGRQGILTVDPGFAPATSAADPARREWSIAYHVHHAGTAHARRVTVRTGPSEVRIITGARVVGDLFFPVDRRDRAYVHGVVDEPDVQFGVPRCHDLPTVLSQGRNSVLWATDDRRLLLHSPTAERVRGGRAFLLASNFSANYYHWIADCLGRIAAVPEVLTDPDIRFIVPAPLQPFQVETMAWLGITLDRVVQVAPDEVAEFDEVTAVHHRKDGGCTDAGTWQWLCGQLTIPTLAPTPAPTRRLYLRRRSGATMRRLLNEPEVEAVCREFGFEGVEPSALTVSQQRDLFSEAALVVSPVGASLTNLLFTPSGARTVLFGQRGYIVPCYNALADAMGHSVRYVLGTEQQSPSVYPHWDFQLDTSELRQALHAELA encoded by the coding sequence ATGACCGCCGCTCCTCGCTTCCCCACACCGCCCAGCGCCCCGATCGCCCCTGCCGATGCGCTCGTGGCCCACGCCGAGGCGTTGCGCTTCGCCGGTCGCGTACCCGAGGCCGAAGCGGCGCTCCGCGATGCGATCACGATCGCCCCCGAGAACCTTGGCGCGCACCGGGCGCTCGCCCTGCTGCTCGCCAACGAGTATCGCGACCTCGAGGCCTTCGCCGCCTGCGCCACCATGCTCGCCCGCGCCGGGCACGGCGACGCCGAGACGTTGCGGCTGGCGGCGGAGCTCCTCCTCTTCCTGCACATTCGGCACGCCGCGCTCGTGAGCCGGCAGGACGAGCCGGTGCGCCTCGACTTCCGCGCGATCGGCGTCCCCGACGTCGCGCCGATGATGCTCGCCCCCGAGCTGCTGGGACGGGCGCGTGCCCTGGCACAGACCGCCGTCGCCCTCGCCCCGCACGACGCCGTGGCCGAGGCCACGCTCGCCGAATGCGACCTGCGCGCCGGCCACGCCAGCGCCGCCCGCAAGTTCGCCGAGCGCGCGGTGGCGTGCGAGGCAACCGCCGGCACGCTCATCACACGGGCGCTCGCCACCTTCGCCGACCAGGACGAAGCGGCCGCCCTCGACCTCCTCCGCCAGCCGCAACTCACCGAACTCGTCCCCGCGCTCGGGACGGGTCGGCAGGGCATCCTCACCGTCGACCCCGGCTTCGCCCCGGCCACGTCTGCCGCCGACCCAGCGCGGCGCGAGTGGTCGATCGCGTATCACGTGCACCACGCCGGCACCGCGCACGCGCGTCGCGTCACGGTGCGCACCGGCCCCTCAGAGGTGCGCATCATCACGGGGGCCCGGGTCGTGGGCGACCTCTTCTTCCCCGTCGATCGACGCGACCGCGCGTACGTGCATGGTGTGGTCGACGAGCCCGACGTGCAGTTCGGTGTCCCCCGCTGCCACGACCTCCCCACCGTCCTGTCGCAGGGACGAAACAGCGTCCTGTGGGCGACCGACGACCGGCGCCTCCTCCTGCACTCTCCGACCGCCGAGCGGGTGCGCGGCGGACGCGCCTTCCTGCTCGCGTCGAACTTCTCCGCCAACTACTACCACTGGATTGCCGATTGCCTGGGGCGCATCGCCGCGGTCCCGGAGGTCCTGACCGACCCGGACATCCGCTTCATCGTCCCGGCGCCGTTGCAGCCGTTCCAGGTGGAGACGATGGCGTGGCTGGGGATCACGCTCGATCGTGTGGTGCAGGTGGCGCCTGACGAGGTGGCGGAGTTCGATGAGGTCACGGCGGTGCACCACCGCAAGGACGGCGGCTGCACCGACGCCGGCACGTGGCAGTGGTTGTGTGGCCAGCTGACGATCCCCACCCTGGCCCCCACGCCGGCCCCCACGCGACGGCTCTACCTGCGGCGCCGATCGGGTGCCACCATGCGACGCCTCCTCAACGAGCCGGAGGTCGAGGCCGTCTGCCGGGAGTTCGGCTTTGAAGGCGTGGAGCCCAGCGCCCTGACCGTCTCGCAGCAACGCGACCTCTTCTCGGAGGCGGCACTGGTGGTCTCCCCGGTCGGGGCGTCGCTCACCAACCTCCTCTTCACCCCGTCAGGCGCACGCACGGTGCTGTTCGGGCAGCGGGGCTACATCGTCCCCTGCTACAACGCCCTTGCCGATGCGATGGGGCACTCGGTGCGCTACGTCCTCGGGACCGAGCAGCAATCGCCATCCGTCTATCCGCACTGGGACTTCCAGCTCGATACCAGCGAACTACGCCAGGCGCTGCACGCGGAACTCGCCTGA
- a CDS encoding NAD(P)/FAD-dependent oxidoreductase — MTTIVYGGSLAALVACDQLTGAGHPVTLVTPTSRLGGHFAGERLGDARFDRGLVVFDFGEPNATGFPDPVTYDPDARNDGGRFGNLLASYTVSLGISIGRAPGFVMWSDGRLIPDFVCDARLEGVRALPSWLRAHARAELEAMLATDQHAQHVQRQHLAPRDDSASYEVASIANHGAVLHHSCFEPFARKVTGSPSSELLARHARSAWLPLFGTETLAAAFAGGDELLSEIPFHVVRGGAVADLVPAIVRRLEGSPLLTHIVRRACGVHADSAGIRVELDDGAVRGTRLIWGHDLEDLATITGNAPVAPVVRTPVVIVLALVSRAEMAAPDVGTVIVPDDQAMPFRITNQSANAGVPDEALVRLSVEWGGADAPADDDALLALTQAALARVGITTGDAGFVAHRIIRIRRALVLPSADNRDTIHDMRQRIDACGLPIVPVAPAAGFGVASLNDQIVQGMKAARLVFAATGRTVSQADGADGAGAVAA; from the coding sequence GTGACCACCATCGTCTACGGCGGCTCACTGGCGGCGCTCGTCGCGTGCGACCAGCTGACGGGGGCAGGTCACCCCGTCACGCTCGTCACGCCCACGTCGCGGCTCGGCGGGCACTTCGCCGGCGAACGACTCGGCGACGCGCGATTCGACCGTGGGCTGGTGGTCTTCGACTTCGGCGAGCCGAACGCCACCGGCTTCCCCGATCCCGTCACGTACGATCCCGACGCGAGGAACGACGGCGGGCGCTTCGGAAACCTGCTCGCCAGCTACACGGTGTCGCTCGGCATCTCGATCGGGCGCGCCCCGGGTTTCGTCATGTGGTCGGACGGTCGCTTGATTCCCGACTTCGTGTGCGATGCGCGCCTCGAAGGCGTTCGCGCCCTCCCCTCGTGGCTGCGCGCGCACGCGCGCGCCGAGCTGGAGGCGATGCTCGCCACCGACCAGCACGCGCAGCACGTCCAGCGTCAGCACCTCGCGCCGCGCGACGACAGCGCCTCGTACGAAGTGGCCTCCATCGCCAACCACGGCGCGGTGCTGCACCACAGCTGCTTCGAGCCGTTTGCGCGAAAGGTCACCGGCAGCCCGAGTTCCGAACTCCTCGCACGGCACGCGCGGTCGGCGTGGCTCCCGCTGTTCGGGACCGAAACGCTCGCCGCCGCCTTCGCGGGAGGCGACGAGCTGCTCTCCGAGATCCCGTTCCATGTCGTGCGCGGCGGCGCCGTCGCCGACCTGGTGCCAGCCATTGTCCGACGCCTCGAGGGATCACCGCTCCTGACGCATATCGTTCGACGGGCCTGTGGTGTGCACGCGGACTCGGCGGGGATCCGCGTAGAACTCGACGATGGCGCCGTGCGCGGGACGCGCCTCATCTGGGGGCACGACCTCGAAGACCTCGCGACGATCACGGGGAACGCCCCCGTCGCCCCGGTGGTGCGAACCCCGGTCGTCATCGTCCTCGCCCTGGTGTCGCGTGCCGAGATGGCTGCGCCCGACGTGGGGACGGTGATCGTCCCGGACGACCAGGCCATGCCATTCCGGATCACCAACCAGAGCGCCAACGCCGGCGTGCCGGACGAGGCGCTGGTGCGCCTCAGCGTCGAATGGGGTGGCGCCGACGCCCCGGCCGACGACGACGCGCTCCTGGCGCTCACGCAGGCCGCGCTCGCGCGGGTCGGGATAACCACCGGCGATGCCGGCTTCGTGGCGCACCGGATCATCAGGATTCGCCGCGCGCTCGTCTTGCCGAGCGCCGACAATCGCGACACCATCCATGACATGCGGCAGCGCATCGACGCGTGCGGTCTCCCGATCGTCCCGGTTGCACCTGCCGCGGGCTTCGGGGTGGCCTCACTCAATGACCAGATCGTGCAGGGGATGAAGGCGGCGCGTCTCGTCTTCGCGGCGACCGGACGGACGGTCTCTCAGGCCGACGGCGCCGACGGCGCCGGTGCGGTCGCGGCCTGA